One genomic segment of Erythrolamprus reginae isolate rEryReg1 chromosome 2, rEryReg1.hap1, whole genome shotgun sequence includes these proteins:
- the CDK3 gene encoding cyclin-dependent kinase 3, translating into MDTFQDVFQKVEKIGEGTYGVVYKARNKQTGQLVALKKIRLDSETEGVPSTAIREISLLKELKHPNIVRLLDVVHNQKKLYLVFEYLNQDLKKYMDSSRTGELPLSLVKSYLYQLLQGVSFCHSHRVIHRDLKPQNLLINEMGAIKLADFGLARAFGVPLRTYTHEVVTLWYRAPEILLGCKYYSTAVDIWSIGCIFAEMVTRKALFPGDSEIDQLFRIFRTLGTPTEPLWPGVTNLPDYKGNFPKWPRKDMKVIIPNLDQDGRDLLQQLLMYDPNKRISAKAALNHQYFWQAPRDAKQCVVEQYGS; encoded by the exons ATGGACACATTCCAAGATGTATTCCAGAAAGTAGAGAAGATTGGGGAGGGCACCTATGGAGTCGTCTATAAGGCAAGAAACAAGCAAACAGGCCAGTTAGTTGCTCTGAAGAAGATCCGACTTGATTC GGAGACAGAAGGAGTACCTAGTACAGCAATCAGAGAAATCTCACTGTTAAAAGAACTGAAGCATCCAAATATAGTGAG GCTCCTTGATGTAGTACATAATCAGAAGAAGCTATACCTAGTCTTTGAATATTTGAATCAAGATCTTAAAAAGTACATGGATTCATCTCGTACAGGAGAACTTCCTCTAAGCTTAGTCAAG AGCTACCTTTACCAACTGTTACAAGGCGTAAGCTTCTGTCATTCTCACAGAGTTATCCACAGAGACCTGAAGCCACAGAATTTGCTCATAAATGAAATGGGAGCCATCAAACTAGCAGATTTTGGCCTAGCGAGAGCATTTGGAGTTCCCCTACGTACTTACACACATGAG GTGGTAACCTTATGGTATCGGGCTCCTGAAATTTTATTGGGTTGTAAATATTATTCGACAGCTGTGGATATATGGAGCATTGGCTGTATCTTTGCAGAAATG GTGACTAGAAAAGCCTTGTTTCCTGGAGACTCTGAAATTGATCAATTATTCCGGATTTTCCGCACCCTTGGTACTCCTACTGAACCACTGTGGCCTGGAGTCACAAATCTTCCTGACTATAAAGGAAATTTCCCCAAATGGCCAAGGAAAGATATGAAGGTGATCATTCCAAACTTGGATCAAGATGGACGAGACTTACTGCAG CAACTACTAATGTATGATCCCAACAAGCGAATCTCAGCCAAAGCTGCTTTGAACCACCAGTATTTCTGGCAAGCTCCACGGGATGCTAAACAGTGTGTGGTAGAACAGTATGGGTCATGA
- the TEN1 gene encoding CST complex subunit TEN1: MLPDAGTYHFPWEINSISVREGKALRTYGKLHSYDMAISQAILTAQHASDQHRIPVCTKFVEPFQAQLGSLYIVLGETELKDGEMIIKARVFTCVEGINLQLLEKAIEEQRNYFQERRKNHEGSVC, from the exons ATGCTTCCAGATGCTGGAACCTATCACTTTCCTTGGGAAATAAACTCTATTTCAGTACGGGAAGGGAAAGCCCTGAGAACATATGGCAA gcTTCACTCTTATGATATGGCCATTTCCCAAGCTATCTTAACAGCTCAGCATGCATCTGATCAGCACCGTATTCCAGTTTGCACAAAGTTTGTGGAACCCTTTCAGGCCCAGCTTGGGTCTTTGTATATTGTCCTGGGGGAAACTGAACTCAAGGATG GTGAGATGATCATAAAGGCTAGAGTATTTACATGTGTAGAAGGAATAAATCTTCAGTTATTGGAAAAAGCCATAGAGGAACAGAGAAACTATTtccaggaaagaagaaaaaatcatGAAGGAAGCGTATGTTAA